One part of the Chryseobacterium mulctrae genome encodes these proteins:
- a CDS encoding glycoside hydrolase family 28 protein: protein MKKSFKIISLAAVMLFSGQIYAQNKDIYTGIEFKMPQVKETSFPANTVSIKDFGGVAGGKVKNTEAFKKAIDALVKKGGGKLVVPRGMWLTGPIILQSNINLHIEEGAFVVFSKDKNDYPLVDVSFEGLETIRCQSPISAKNAKNIAITGKGVIDGSGDTWRAIKKSKMAESQWKEIVKSGGILSADGKNWYPSESYKKGFESSSSFNVPDKISKSELESVKDFLRPVMVSIVGCDQVLLDGPTFQNSPAWNLHPLMTSNLILRNLTVRNPWYSQNGDGVDLESCKNVLIYDNTFDVGDDAICIKSGKNEDGRKRGMPTENVIIKNNVVYHGHGGFVIGSEMSGGARNIHVSDCTFIGTDIGLRFKTTRGRGGIVENIYVKNIDMINIPTQTIGFNMFYEGASPVLEDGQKEEGNKAPEKVFPVTEETPIFRNIYFKVFRKKLYRLNTRLLYRLSKKSGNDLVTVLIALLFNVFPLAHSKYMEIEITIKVLKSDLYSKLNR from the coding sequence TAAAATCATCAGTCTTGCTGCAGTAATGCTGTTTTCAGGACAGATTTATGCTCAAAATAAAGATATTTACACAGGAATAGAGTTTAAAATGCCACAGGTGAAAGAAACTTCTTTTCCAGCGAATACCGTTTCTATCAAAGATTTTGGAGGTGTTGCAGGAGGTAAAGTAAAAAATACAGAAGCTTTCAAAAAAGCAATCGATGCTTTGGTAAAAAAAGGAGGTGGTAAACTTGTCGTTCCAAGAGGAATGTGGTTAACCGGACCAATTATTTTGCAAAGCAACATTAATCTACATATTGAAGAAGGGGCTTTTGTGGTTTTCAGTAAAGATAAAAACGACTATCCTTTGGTAGATGTAAGTTTTGAAGGGTTGGAAACGATTCGTTGTCAATCTCCTATTTCTGCAAAAAATGCTAAAAATATTGCGATTACCGGAAAAGGAGTAATCGATGGAAGTGGTGATACATGGAGAGCCATTAAAAAAAGTAAAATGGCAGAATCTCAATGGAAAGAAATTGTAAAATCAGGCGGAATTCTTTCTGCAGACGGAAAAAACTGGTACCCATCAGAAAGTTATAAAAAAGGATTCGAAAGCAGCTCTAGCTTCAATGTCCCCGATAAAATTTCAAAATCTGAACTGGAATCTGTAAAAGATTTTCTTCGTCCGGTAATGGTGAGCATCGTTGGTTGTGACCAAGTTTTATTGGATGGACCGACTTTCCAAAATTCTCCGGCTTGGAACTTACATCCATTAATGACATCAAACCTTATTTTAAGAAATCTTACAGTAAGAAATCCGTGGTATTCTCAAAATGGTGACGGTGTAGATTTAGAATCTTGTAAAAATGTTTTGATCTACGACAATACCTTTGATGTAGGAGATGATGCAATCTGCATTAAATCAGGAAAAAATGAAGACGGAAGAAAAAGAGGAATGCCTACTGAAAATGTAATCATCAAAAATAATGTGGTTTACCATGGTCACGGAGGTTTCGTTATCGGAAGTGAAATGTCTGGTGGAGCTAGAAATATTCACGTTTCCGATTGTACATTTATTGGAACTGATATTGGTCTTCGTTTCAAAACAACTCGTGGAAGAGGTGGTATTGTTGAAAATATTTATGTAAAAAACATTGATATGATCAATATTCCGACTCAGACGATTGGTTTTAATATGTTCTACGAAGGAGCTTCTCCTGTTTTAGAAGACGGGCAAAAAGAAGAAGGCAACAAAGCTCCTGAAAAAGTATTTCCAGTAACTGAGGAAACTCCAATTTTCAGAAATATTTATTTTAAAGTTTTCAGGAAAAAGCTGTATCGGTTGAATACTAGGCTTTTATATAGATTATCAAAAAAGTCAGGTAACGATTTGGTAACGGTGCTTATTGCTTTGCTTTTCAACGTGTTTCCGTTAGCTCATAGCAAATATATGGAAATTGAAATCACAATAAAAGTTTTAAAATCAGATTTGTATTCTAAACTTAATAGATAA
- a CDS encoding GIY-YIG nuclease family protein codes for MENEISIYFDNPMPFEPNNIRPLNGIAGLYFIFSQSLDIQYPFKKSKLLYIGMSERKTNSIGSRLSGHFDGKSKNVGLTNYRKVEPLLFTYINFEMLRNIWQFRIEDLESYFILDFVKNFGVYPICNNKTGFEILNNTLTTSFKVDWEYFN; via the coding sequence ATGGAGAATGAGATATCTATATATTTTGACAACCCTATGCCATTTGAACCAAACAATATAAGACCACTAAATGGCATTGCTGGCTTGTATTTTATATTTAGTCAGTCTTTAGATATTCAGTATCCTTTTAAGAAGTCAAAACTTCTCTATATTGGAATGAGCGAGCGAAAAACAAATAGTATAGGTAGTAGACTATCTGGACATTTTGACGGTAAGTCTAAAAACGTTGGCTTAACGAACTATCGAAAAGTTGAGCCATTGTTATTTACCTATATTAATTTTGAAATGTTAAGGAATATCTGGCAATTTAGAATAGAGGATTTAGAGAGTTATTTCATCTTGGATTTTGTGAAAAATTTTGGAGTTTACCCGATATGTAATAACAAAACAGGGTTTGAAATTTTAAATAACACACTTACAACAAGTTTTAAAGTTGATTGGGAATATTTTAACTAA
- a CDS encoding site-specific DNA-methyltransferase: MSNQEYIINPLENVQSHDWNKERLEQLKRLMPDLFTNDGALNINELKKVIDYNSINETERYEFRWFGKSNAKREAFTPTDATLIYDEARSVNPTESENLIIEGENLAVLKLLSQSYREQIKCIYIDPPYNTGNDFVYSDKFNQDRKEYWEDAEITEHGYKIDSNIETDGRFHSNWLNMMYSRLLIARQLLHEDGMIFISIDDNEVHHLRKLCDEVFGEENFLGQVSRLTGTPTGQGTRGLVSELDYIIIYSKTDQGDFNGVDFDDNDKQIYNQSDQRGQYLTRPLRKTGGEDKREDRPSMYFPLMAPNNTEVFPIGPGGYESRWRCSLSKYKEFENDGMIEWKESKENELTVWKPYLKFYLEGRLKQPSDLWKNIDGNKKASIDLKNLLGGKIFDYPKPVEIIKKCILISSNKNDIILDFFAGSGTTGHSVTELNKADNGNRRYILVQLPEATDSKSEAYNSGFKKISDITIERNKRVVEKIIKEKESEQPDLFDKKEDKNNQLNGLGFKVFKLAKSNFPRAEYAPDPEKSDEENVEALKKYITDKEAQLITAFNRDELITEILIKNGFKLNYTTILQEQFKKNEVFLASDGEKETLICLDGSLSAETVEYFKTHTDQKVIVLERALDTTKKWNLKHYMGEKFKAF; encoded by the coding sequence ATGAGCAATCAAGAATATATAATTAATCCACTGGAAAATGTACAATCTCACGATTGGAATAAAGAACGGTTAGAACAACTTAAAAGGTTGATGCCTGACCTGTTTACCAATGATGGCGCACTCAATATCAATGAACTAAAAAAAGTAATTGACTATAATAGTATAAACGAGACAGAACGCTATGAATTTCGTTGGTTTGGCAAGAGCAACGCTAAACGTGAAGCATTCACACCTACCGATGCTACATTGATTTATGACGAAGCCAGAAGTGTAAACCCAACCGAAAGCGAAAACCTGATTATTGAAGGCGAAAACTTAGCCGTACTTAAACTATTAAGCCAAAGCTATCGGGAACAAATAAAATGTATATACATAGACCCACCATATAACACTGGGAACGATTTTGTATATTCTGATAAGTTTAATCAAGACAGAAAAGAATATTGGGAAGATGCAGAAATAACCGAGCATGGCTATAAAATTGATTCTAATATAGAAACGGACGGACGTTTTCACAGTAATTGGTTGAATATGATGTACAGTCGTTTGCTTATTGCAAGACAATTGTTGCATGAAGATGGGATGATATTTATTTCTATTGATGACAATGAGGTACATCATTTAAGAAAGTTGTGTGATGAGGTATTTGGAGAAGAGAACTTTTTAGGGCAAGTAAGTCGATTAACAGGTACTCCTACAGGTCAAGGTACTAGAGGGCTAGTTTCTGAATTGGATTACATAATTATTTATTCCAAAACAGACCAAGGTGATTTTAATGGAGTAGATTTTGATGATAATGATAAGCAGATTTATAACCAATCTGACCAAAGAGGACAATATCTAACTAGACCTCTACGGAAAACGGGCGGGGAAGATAAAAGAGAAGATAGACCCAGTATGTATTTTCCCTTAATGGCTCCAAATAACACGGAAGTTTTTCCAATCGGACCAGGGGGATATGAAAGCAGGTGGAGATGTTCCTTAAGTAAATATAAAGAATTTGAGAATGACGGGATGATTGAATGGAAAGAGTCTAAAGAAAATGAATTGACAGTTTGGAAGCCATACCTAAAGTTTTATCTCGAAGGAAGGCTGAAACAGCCATCTGACTTGTGGAAAAATATAGATGGGAATAAAAAAGCTTCTATTGATTTAAAAAATCTCTTAGGGGGAAAGATATTTGATTACCCAAAGCCAGTAGAAATAATAAAAAAATGTATTTTGATTTCATCTAATAAAAATGATATTATTCTTGACTTCTTTGCTGGTTCTGGAACTACAGGACATTCAGTAACAGAACTGAATAAAGCAGACAATGGAAATCGGAGATATATCTTAGTACAACTTCCTGAAGCTACAGACTCAAAAAGCGAAGCTTACAACTCAGGGTTTAAAAAAATCAGTGATATTACAATAGAACGTAATAAACGAGTTGTCGAGAAAATCATTAAAGAAAAGGAAAGTGAACAGCCTGATTTATTTGATAAAAAGGAGGATAAAAATAATCAGCTAAATGGACTTGGTTTCAAAGTCTTTAAGTTAGCAAAATCTAATTTTCCAAGAGCAGAATATGCTCCTGACCCTGAAAAATCAGACGAGGAAAATGTAGAAGCATTGAAAAAGTACATTACCGACAAAGAAGCACAATTGATAACCGCTTTCAACCGAGATGAACTCATTACCGAAATATTGATTAAAAACGGCTTTAAGCTGAATTACACAACTATTCTACAAGAGCAATTCAAGAAGAATGAAGTTTTTCTAGCATCAGATGGCGAAAAAGAAACATTAATTTGTCTAGACGGCTCGTTATCAGCGGAAACCGTAGAGTATTTCAAAACTCATACAGACCAAAAGGTTATTGTCTTGGAACGTGCGTTAGACACTACCAAGAAATGGAATCTGAAGCACTATATGGGAGAAAAATTTAAGGCGTTTTAA
- a CDS encoding restriction endonuclease, which produces MQIKLEELKYQEVAIQSIVKVFDGNIKNTFDNACFDGIRSNNCTLLDEQVLENKKEVLIENGIEENTAKISKDRELTIEMETGTGKTLVYVKTICELYKHYAFTKFIILVPSVAIRQGVLKTLKTFEKQLEDIYGFIPKSFEYNSKKLSNVTNFIEEQHPQIMIMTLASFNSEDKILNQSKREDLFANVPFIEAIGRTNPIIVMDEPQEGMDTVNSVKQIAKLNPLFKLRYSATHKIVKNLIYRLTPYDSYRQGLVKKIEVLTVTEKNDEATLKLELTEIQNGKNPIRAKIKAWHQSANGKIEFKETKWLKDGDNLGAITNNPSYLKYSIERINKSLRTQKWSVTFTNGTQIFEKQTSGNIESIWALQLEWLIIRHFTKKQKLQMQDIKCLSLIFIDKVANYVSDEPIIKNLFIEKYKTLYPEFHDGKIPSNEHIEGIQGFYFAKTGKGEFTDNETSMRKNSDVFDAILKDKEELLSYGDSVANKIEFIFSHSALGVGWDNPNIFNIATLNNSYSEIKKRQEIGRGLRIAVNQNGQRVYDALDVAEEKRVNQLTVIPNETYETFVTQYQEEIKEVYGTAQAGAGMSHTHKGKPQNEVRFKRNQNETINQAFKRFWKALARKTNFSVAFNEQALIARSIEALNAISIADYQAEVSSRTIGNISETGIQDEFAGKETYKLKAFYTPLDLVEELSENTGLSYNSLFEIVKQLTNHEDFAKNPPQYIHQSANLIKNIELEEMLRGLDYHLTNEAFPFEFDDFVKNINDSGYVDTPQKGVFDKMLIDSDVERKFALGADRDDELICFLKLPSYYKIPTPIGEYEPDFGIVMKRKQLKDGKESEFYFVIETKGTNDINDKKALKESEVYKILCAVKHFNALGVDVKYKAPVKDYMFFKDESVNDINAITEK; this is translated from the coding sequence ATGCAAATAAAATTAGAAGAACTCAAGTATCAGGAAGTTGCCATTCAATCGATTGTTAAAGTATTTGATGGCAATATCAAAAACACATTTGATAATGCTTGTTTTGATGGTATTCGCTCTAATAATTGTACCCTACTTGATGAACAGGTTTTAGAGAATAAGAAGGAAGTTTTAATAGAAAATGGAATCGAAGAAAATACAGCAAAGATTTCGAAGGACAGAGAGCTAACAATTGAAATGGAAACAGGGACAGGTAAAACACTAGTTTATGTTAAAACCATTTGCGAGCTATATAAACATTATGCTTTTACAAAATTTATCATTCTAGTACCATCAGTCGCCATCCGTCAGGGTGTTTTAAAGACATTAAAAACATTTGAGAAGCAATTGGAAGATATTTACGGCTTTATTCCAAAATCATTTGAGTACAACAGTAAAAAACTGAGTAACGTAACAAATTTTATTGAGGAGCAACATCCTCAAATAATGATTATGACATTGGCTTCGTTTAACTCCGAAGATAAAATCTTAAATCAATCAAAACGTGAAGATTTATTTGCTAATGTCCCGTTTATCGAAGCGATCGGAAGAACAAACCCGATAATTGTGATGGACGAACCACAGGAAGGAATGGATACGGTTAATTCTGTTAAACAAATTGCTAAACTCAATCCGCTTTTCAAATTAAGATATTCTGCTACGCATAAAATTGTTAAAAACCTTATTTACCGTCTTACTCCTTACGATAGTTACAGACAAGGTTTGGTAAAAAAGATTGAGGTATTGACTGTCACTGAAAAGAACGATGAAGCTACATTGAAATTAGAATTGACTGAAATTCAAAACGGTAAAAATCCAATCAGGGCAAAAATTAAAGCGTGGCATCAATCTGCTAATGGTAAGATAGAATTCAAGGAAACCAAATGGTTGAAAGATGGTGATAATCTAGGGGCTATAACCAACAATCCAAGTTATCTCAAATATAGCATTGAACGAATCAATAAGAGTTTAAGAACACAAAAATGGTCAGTAACTTTTACCAATGGAACACAAATTTTTGAGAAGCAAACTTCAGGAAATATAGAGAGTATTTGGGCTTTGCAATTGGAATGGCTGATTATCCGTCATTTTACCAAAAAGCAAAAATTACAGATGCAGGATATTAAATGCCTTTCATTAATTTTTATAGATAAAGTAGCTAACTACGTAAGTGATGAACCTATTATTAAAAATTTGTTTATAGAAAAGTATAAAACATTATATCCCGAATTTCACGATGGAAAAATTCCATCAAATGAACATATTGAAGGAATTCAGGGATTTTATTTTGCTAAAACAGGGAAAGGAGAATTTACCGACAATGAAACTTCAATGCGTAAAAACTCAGATGTTTTTGACGCTATTTTAAAAGACAAAGAAGAGCTATTGTCTTATGGAGATTCCGTAGCGAATAAAATTGAGTTTATTTTTTCCCATTCCGCCTTGGGTGTGGGTTGGGATAATCCTAATATATTCAACATCGCAACGCTAAATAATTCATATTCCGAAATCAAAAAGCGTCAGGAAATTGGTCGTGGTTTGCGTATTGCTGTTAATCAAAACGGACAGCGTGTTTATGATGCCTTGGATGTAGCAGAAGAAAAACGTGTTAATCAATTAACTGTCATTCCAAACGAAACATACGAAACCTTTGTAACCCAATATCAAGAAGAAATTAAAGAAGTTTATGGTACAGCACAAGCTGGAGCAGGAATGAGTCATACGCATAAAGGCAAACCACAAAATGAGGTTCGTTTTAAACGTAATCAAAATGAAACTATTAATCAGGCTTTCAAGCGTTTTTGGAAAGCTTTGGCTAGGAAAACAAACTTTTCGGTTGCTTTTAACGAACAGGCTTTGATTGCACGGAGTATAGAAGCATTAAACGCTATTTCAATCGCCGATTATCAGGCAGAAGTATCAAGCAGAACTATCGGGAATATTAGCGAAACTGGTATTCAGGATGAATTTGCAGGAAAAGAAACCTATAAACTAAAAGCTTTCTATACGCCTTTGGATTTAGTGGAAGAGCTAAGTGAAAACACTGGTCTATCTTATAATTCTCTTTTTGAAATTGTCAAACAATTAACCAATCACGAAGACTTTGCTAAGAATCCACCACAATACATTCATCAATCAGCAAACTTAATAAAGAATATCGAATTGGAAGAGATGCTACGTGGTTTGGATTATCATCTTACTAATGAAGCATTTCCTTTTGAATTTGATGATTTTGTCAAGAATATTAATGATTCTGGTTACGTGGACACACCTCAAAAAGGAGTTTTCGACAAAATGTTAATTGATAGTGATGTAGAAAGAAAGTTTGCTTTAGGTGCAGACCGTGATGACGAACTGATTTGTTTCTTAAAACTCCCTAGCTATTATAAAATTCCGACACCAATTGGAGAATATGAACCAGATTTTGGTATTGTGATGAAACGAAAACAATTGAAAGATGGAAAGGAAAGTGAGTTTTATTTTGTCATTGAAACTAAAGGAACTAACGATATCAATGATAAAAAAGCATTGAAAGAAAGCGAAGTGTATAAAATTCTTTGTGCGGTTAAACATTTCAATGCATTGGGAGTAGACGTAAAATACAAAGCACCAGTAAAAGACTATATGTTTTTTAAAGACGAATCTGTAAATGATATTAACGCAATAACAGAAAAATAA
- a CDS encoding helix-turn-helix domain-containing protein — MKKNTTTGEILREARERKGLLLRHVCAELDVDTAILSKIERNERKATKEQIIKLAEILDLDRDDLLIQYLSDKILNEIKNEDLGTKALKVAEQKIKYNNKTNNND, encoded by the coding sequence ATGAAAAAAAATACAACGACAGGTGAAATACTCCGAGAAGCAAGGGAGCGTAAAGGATTACTTTTACGACACGTATGTGCAGAATTGGACGTGGATACCGCCATACTTAGCAAAATTGAACGAAACGAACGAAAAGCGACAAAAGAACAAATCATAAAACTTGCCGAAATTCTCGATTTAGATAGAGACGACCTCTTAATTCAGTATTTAAGTGACAAAATTCTAAATGAAATTAAGAATGAGGATTTGGGAACAAAAGCTTTAAAAGTAGCGGAACAAAAAATTAAATACAACAATAAAACCAATAACAACGATTAA
- the mobB gene encoding conjugal transfer protein MobB yields the protein MIAKIGKGSNMYGAILYNQQKVDKENGAVLLLNKIPDTVDGKYSVAYFNKCFEPYLSANIKTEKTVRHISLNPDPSDKISDEQFTDMAQEYMERMGYGNQPYIVFKHTDIDRTHIHIVSTCVGIDGKKIPDDYDHPRSMAICRDLETKYNLNKAIEQEQKQVNKIFKPINHKNGDIKSQIASVVRHLPKNYSFSTMGNYNALLSLFNITAEEVKGERNGQPVNGLVYLALDENGNKASNPFKASLFGKDAGVAQLQKHFEKSKEKMKTTPVRAVLKNTVELAIHTTSNEMEFRKQLTEQGINTITRRNSEGRIYGMTFIDYESRSVWNGSQLDRNLSANVFNDWWNNGNKPELKIQDNTISKGNGIENLPQKDLFEFLSPEHSPNTDLGLFSLLPDAQGEDYEEEQFANQMKKKQYPRKRRH from the coding sequence ATGATTGCAAAAATCGGAAAGGGAAGTAATATGTACGGAGCGATTTTGTACAATCAACAAAAAGTGGATAAGGAAAACGGAGCGGTTTTATTGCTGAACAAGATACCCGACACGGTGGACGGTAAGTATTCCGTTGCCTATTTTAATAAATGCTTTGAACCATATCTGTCTGCTAATATCAAAACGGAAAAGACGGTACGGCATATATCGCTGAACCCAGATCCTTCGGATAAAATCAGCGATGAGCAGTTTACGGATATGGCTCAGGAATATATGGAACGTATGGGCTACGGCAATCAGCCGTATATCGTGTTCAAACATACAGACATAGACCGCACGCATATCCATATCGTTTCTACCTGCGTGGGAATTGACGGCAAGAAAATCCCCGATGATTACGACCACCCACGCTCAATGGCTATCTGTCGGGATTTGGAAACTAAATATAACCTAAACAAAGCCATCGAGCAGGAGCAGAAACAAGTCAACAAAATTTTCAAGCCTATAAATCATAAAAATGGCGACATCAAAAGTCAGATTGCTTCGGTAGTTCGCCATTTGCCAAAGAATTACAGCTTTTCGACTATGGGTAATTACAATGCTTTGCTTTCTCTGTTCAACATCACAGCAGAAGAAGTCAAAGGCGAACGGAACGGACAACCTGTAAACGGATTGGTCTATTTAGCTTTGGATGAGAACGGCAATAAGGCAAGCAATCCTTTTAAAGCATCACTTTTCGGAAAAGATGCAGGCGTTGCACAACTGCAAAAACACTTCGAGAAATCCAAAGAGAAAATGAAAACCACGCCTGTAAGGGCAGTTCTGAAAAATACGGTGGAGCTTGCCATACACACTACTAGCAACGAAATGGAGTTTAGAAAACAACTTACAGAACAAGGAATTAATACGATTACCCGCAGAAACAGTGAAGGACGAATTTACGGTATGACCTTTATAGACTACGAAAGCCGTAGCGTTTGGAACGGCTCACAATTAGACAGAAATTTGTCGGCAAACGTATTTAATGATTGGTGGAATAACGGAAATAAACCCGAATTAAAGATACAAGATAACACCATTTCTAAAGGAAATGGAATAGAGAACCTACCGCAAAAAGACCTTTTTGAGTTTCTCTCACCGGAACATTCGCCTAATACCGATTTGGGATTGTTTAGCCTGTTACCCGATGCACAGGGCGAGGATTACGAAGAAGAACAGTTTGCTAACCAAATGAAAAAAAAGCAATATCCTCGGAAAAGAAGACATTAG
- the mobA gene encoding conjugal transfer protein MobA yields MEEKNRKQIRKTGRKPKIDPAVHRYSINLNAEDNAKFLALFDQSRMKALAHFITACIFQKTVKTVKMDMDAIEYHEKLTRFFSQFRSIGTNYNQIVKILYRNFSEKKAGTYLFRLEKETIELVQVTKEVIRLTQEFEKKYLNKE; encoded by the coding sequence ATGGAAGAGAAAAACAGAAAACAGATTAGGAAAACAGGACGAAAACCAAAGATTGACCCTGCGGTTCATCGATATTCCATCAATTTGAATGCGGAGGATAATGCCAAATTTCTTGCCCTCTTTGACCAGTCAAGAATGAAAGCACTTGCTCATTTTATTACAGCCTGTATCTTTCAAAAGACGGTAAAGACCGTGAAAATGGATATGGATGCAATAGAATATCACGAAAAGTTGACGCGATTTTTTAGTCAGTTCCGATCAATCGGAACAAATTACAATCAGATTGTGAAGATATTGTACCGTAATTTTTCCGAGAAAAAAGCAGGAACTTACCTTTTTAGATTGGAAAAGGAAACCATCGAATTGGTACAAGTTACTAAAGAAGTTATCCGTTTGACACAGGAATTTGAAAAGAAATATCTGAATAAAGAGTGA
- a CDS encoding DUF3408 domain-containing protein: MIHEENKNQQPEKESFSIENFLTDEKKEPEQEQNTLPHSDELTAIETGEKSVEPEDTKPIAGDTKRTVSKPKKLTKEDYCVTFFRIPKRNASKGKSVYVRQEHHETFNRLTNIMGIDKLTIYAYLDNIIEFHFQEFGELIKEIYNDKHKPLF; the protein is encoded by the coding sequence ATGATACACGAAGAAAACAAAAATCAGCAACCCGAAAAAGAGAGTTTTTCTATTGAAAATTTCCTAACTGATGAAAAGAAAGAACCTGAACAAGAGCAGAACACTTTACCGCATAGTGATGAGCTTACTGCAATTGAAACAGGCGAAAAATCTGTAGAACCAGAAGATACAAAACCGATTGCAGGCGATACCAAAAGAACCGTTTCAAAACCAAAGAAGCTGACGAAAGAGGATTATTGCGTAACGTTCTTTAGAATCCCTAAAAGAAATGCAAGCAAAGGCAAATCGGTCTATGTACGGCAGGAACATCACGAAACATTTAACAGGCTTACCAACATTATGGGAATTGACAAGCTGACAATTTATGCTTATCTGGATAATATTATCGAATTCCACTTTCAGGAGTTCGGAGAGCTGATTAAGGAAATCTATAACGATAAGCACAAGCCGTTGTTCTGA
- a CDS encoding nucleotidyl transferase AbiEii/AbiGii toxin family protein, whose amino-acid sequence MLHKETVSSEMWKLLHALMKDEMLKDFNLVGGTALSLQIGHRLSIDIDLFTTKGFDEQKLLKHLVTQYPRVLINDMFNNTILLDIDKIKVDILSHQYPWQKPIETKDGIRLASLEDIGAMKLHAIFQNGTRIKDFIDMHFLLEHHPLRTYLEAYQNKYGGNPAMATYALLYHKNIDHEAKVKLLKGKETDMEKINERLNKAVLNPSLKFGQIPDLPKKGRGFRR is encoded by the coding sequence ATGCTACACAAAGAAACAGTCAGCAGTGAGATGTGGAAACTTCTCCATGCACTAATGAAAGATGAAATGCTGAAAGATTTTAACCTTGTAGGGGGAACTGCATTAAGTCTACAGATTGGTCACCGATTGAGTATTGATATTGACCTTTTTACAACCAAAGGCTTTGATGAACAGAAGCTATTAAAACATTTAGTCACTCAATATCCTCGGGTATTGATAAACGATATGTTTAATAATACAATCTTACTTGATATAGATAAGATTAAAGTTGATATTCTTTCGCATCAATATCCATGGCAAAAGCCAATTGAAACAAAAGATGGGATACGATTAGCATCCTTAGAGGACATAGGGGCAATGAAACTCCACGCCATATTCCAAAATGGTACACGGATTAAGGATTTTATAGATATGCATTTTCTATTAGAACACCATCCGCTTAGAACCTATTTAGAAGCATATCAAAATAAATATGGTGGTAATCCTGCAATGGCTACATACGCCTTATTGTATCACAAGAATATCGACCACGAAGCAAAAGTTAAGTTGTTAAAAGGTAAAGAGACCGATATGGAAAAAATTAATGAACGCTTAAACAAGGCGGTTCTTAATCCGTCTTTAAAATTTGGACAAATACCCGATCTGCCGAAAAAAGGTAG